From Pieris rapae chromosome 15, ilPieRapa1.1, whole genome shotgun sequence:
ATCGTAAGGATGCCAATCAACCAGAGAGCAAACAGGTAATACAGaatgtgatttatttacagaGTACCGgccaaaatgtaaaattaacagTTGTATATAGGCCGCAGGAATACAACAAGTTCGAGGCACGTATCAATGAGTTGAAGCAACATAATACGCTACTGCGAACGTCGCAGAAACGATCTTTATATGTCAGGTATGTATTGCTAAGTAGTGCTTACAATGTTTTAAGTATGTGggtcagatttatgtatctgtttgttcatttgtttttataatgggAAAGTAGGTCTGACACACGCCTTTTTTTGGGTCAAAGTCGTACGTTTCTTCACGATTCCTTCAGCGTACaaacgagtgttaaatgcgcacaattTCAGCATAGCCGGGATTTGAACCTACAACCTTAGAGAGAGAAACCTTAAAAATCGCTTGCTAAGTAGATAAACACgctatattgatttttacaaCACGCTATATTACTTACATACTTTTGtagcaatataaaaattataactccttatgttttgttttatagtaattacGATTAAAAGGAACAAATTCATACACCACAGCTTTGGTGGTgactttgataataatattcgtGTTTTAGATGCGTAGtctataattacaataagtacattattaaaaaacaaattaaaaacgagTTATCTTGATGTTATGATAAATAGGTAGGTAccttattaacatatttatcgatattaaactatttttattactaaatttgaatattttaaataactattgcGTTGCGTACTCACGATTCCAACACAATAGGTCAGTCCCGACTTCGCATGGAtggtaatttagtttttttcgtGTCTTAAATCGAAAATAAATAGTCTTTGTTACCGAAggaaaataagtaacaaaagacattatttttcattctGTTGTCTTGTCtctagtagttttttttaaatttattcttacatacgtatagaaattatttaacgtTGTTTCTTTCTAGGACATtatgatgaaataaaagtattctTACTAAAATATCTTAGTTAAGCGAATATAGTAGACGGTAGAATCACATTACGAGTTTTGATCGCATTATTTTCGTATTTAATATGACGTCAATGAAATGAGCTACTCGGCtagtgaatataaaataataaaggttaaacattcaattgtttattaaaattttcagagCTCTATTCGACTATGATCCGATCCGTGACGATGGCTTACCTTCGCGAGGTCTTCCATTCCGATACGGCGATATATTGCACGTCACCAACGCTTCGGATGACGAGTGGTGGCAGGCCAGGTAAGTCACTTATATTCCGACAGTATTGTAATAGTTTAAGGATTgttgaaaaaatgtttacgaTTAACATataagtacctggatggccgagctttgttcggtatttttattttttttataaattgtgtttttggaaattataatatataagtacgaattacatactaataaaatgatgaaatatgagcaatatagattatatatgctggaatagctttagtgttgttgtgtcgttaaagcaattaaaaaaaaaatagtattattattcgccgatagatgtcaggaagatacatttttcagtttgaattgggactactcaaacaccacctttttgttattttctatcatttattcctagctagatcgatttatcgcccccgaaacccccatatgctaaatttcatgaaaatcgttggagccgatcccgagattccaattatatatatatacaagaattgctcgtttaaagatataagatattgcAGTAATgtctatttttagtttaaaatttcctaatatattttcgaattgtttctttattttggttattttactaattattaattattataggcGACTAGACAGTACTGATCCAGATGCTATCGGCATTATACCATCGAAGCGTCGTTGGGAGAGGAAACAGCGTGCACGCGACAGGCAGGTCAAATTTCAAGGTCAAGGGACCCCTGTTAGTACTGTAAGTGTTTTTTGTCCCTAATAATTGtatgcatatttattaaatatccggctcgaaggaccacgTAATGCTCCTAGTGGCtttgataagttttaatttaataaatacactgTTGGTTGCAACCATATATCAAGGAAAACAATAgggattaaaataaatctttaaatgtcTAACACTCAGCTGCACTACATATatcgaattattatttaacttattaatatttaaaaaaaatattgaaccgGTTTTGAAAtgcagtaatttttttaaaaataaatatttctttaatatattgataCGTCAGTGCATTGAATGTAAACGACACTTTAACTATATACGGGATATGAagatactatttttgtaagtCAAGTCAGTTAATATCTCGAAAACCAGATAACTACAAATGCTACTAGCTAGCTACAAATCCAATCCATTTGACACCTTCAAAGACTAGATCCATTTACAGACGGCTCAGCTAGGCTGGAACAAACACACACCTCATTTTTTAGTcggtgaataaaatataataatgctcCGAATTTTGTACTAAACTGACttaaacataactttaataaatcgtaattttagtgtaACAAACTCCAAATTATGAATATCATATCtgttgcaattttttttttatttgaaggttaatatatttatatgaattaatatatttcagagCCAATCAACGCTGGAAAGGAAAAAGAAGACGCTATCGTTCAGTAGAAAGTTTCCTTTTATGAAGAGTCGGGAAGACGGCAAGTCTGAAGATGGCTCGGACCAAGAGCGTAAGTTTAATCATCAGATTTAATAACTTCATCATGCTTTAAATATGCCAGCAGTTAGCTGGAGTTTCATGCTACACATTATACcacattataaattttatcaccTTAGGTACGGATAGCAAAAAGATGGTTGCATTAATACCAATCACAGTGGtattcaaatgtaaaatattataatcttattatgttataaaataaataaatatttaaaaaaactattttttggGGCTGTACAAGTATTTCATAAGCTCTATAGGGGGGGAGGGgtctttgtttttcttatttgtAGATTTCGTCAAAAGTAATTGTATACTTGTAAATCGACACATTGTAAAtgcttaaaaacaaaatgcattttcgaggatttcAACAAGAAAAAATCGGCagcataaaattatgaaacttaaAGTTGTGTCATTCTAATGCTCTATCTAAATTGGcggtttttaattatgagggtaattgtaaattttgttacaGCTTTCATGCTTTGCTACACGCAGGAGGACACGAACGCGGACGGTGAGTGCCTATCTCTTTCTATATATACCGCTGTCTCGCTCTTGTCGTAGGACATTCTCTTATCGACCTTCAAACTGATATGACGCCTATTAGCCGTTGTTGTGTGTAATTGGATAAAGATCTCTAACGATTGGAAGTCTAAGAGGCGTAttgatgttatataaatatattatttattgaatttacaaaatatttaagaaatgtcaGAAATTCATTTACTGACGTATTTTTTATCGAAGTCTAAATATGCGTTTGggatttaaaaacattgttttttaaacaaccccttttaaatttacaaaatgtcTGTTGCACTATTTTATgcattacaatacaatacaatatttttactgaaatCATGGCATCGTGGTCGATAAGATTATGTTGGTGAATTCGCATTTTATCTCATGCGGCTGCTAATATACACTGTATGgaggtttattatttattatatttattaagttatctGCTTTCTAACAACGATGTTTaaggtttaaatatgtatcgaTATTCAAATGTTCATTTACCGTACTTTGAATTCATACTGTATTTCAGTAGTCACCGAGTTTTCAGTAAAATAggttaaattttcttatatttcaatatatggTACATTTATCTAATACTTAGTAAATTGGTTTTATCGattgttaaacaaattatttactgGATATGTGTGAGTAAATTAACGCTTGTAGTGTATATGAAAGGCATGAAGATGCTTAATAATTcgcaattaattatatagagGTTTAGTTATTTGACGCGTTTGTTGCTTGTCAAATAATACGCGGGCTCGTACGTGGGTGCGCGTATGAGTTAGACGTACACGTCCATCTAGTTTTCCACACAACCGTATGGGCCAAGCGTCATTTTAGATGGGGCAGCCTCTTGTGTTCCTTTCATAGGCCTTTCCGCCTACAAAATCTCTGAACGTGCGATACAGTACACCATACCGTCCCAAATGAACATTTGAAGcagcaattatttattattggatAAAAGCTTACGGCTGTGTGGTTGTCGTATAGTTtacgatttatttacatgGCATAAATGTTGTAGTCTGGTCAATACTGAGTCGTAAGCACATGGATGGGTTTGACAGACGTCCGGCCGCCGTCCCGTGCTTCTAGTTGCCTAGAGCGTTAAACTATCGTAGATAATCTCGGTAATTCTCGATTCATGCGTCGGCGTATTGACGTAAAATGGATGGTAAATGTGCCAAATTGTTGTTAAAAGAGTTTTGGTGAACCGGTTTCGAAAtgttaaaatactattaaatttgttaatttttctaCGTATAGGAGAAATCTTGTACCGAGTGGAACTTCCCATGATGGAGGAGATAACGCTCATTTATCTCGAGGACGAGAGTAAGTGTTGGGAGTGAGGCGTAGCTTGCGAGTGCCGTAGCCGTTACCTTACCTCCCGCATTCTGGTTATGATCATCAATTAGAAACGtagtattcatttaaataacactcgattttctattatttgtcATTTTACGTTTAGTTTGTTTTACTCTCTAATTCATACGCGATGATTCTAATAGCCTCTCCACACATGAATGTTTCAAAAATCacgaaattttcaaatagaaACTGAGCACTCGTAGAATGGGCGACGGCCAAGTGCATTGAGATTTGATATGAATAAGGCTTTGATTATTTGTGGAGGGAGAGAGGGCCACTGGAAGCACACGAGGACACGAGAGCCGCCTCTTTCACGCAGCTTCACGCCCGCACGCGTATACGCTTCCTTTAGTTGCATTACATACGTCATCAAGCATGATCAACGTACACGGATTCATCAGTGCTACGAGCACTCGATATCCCAGGCTTATCTTGAGAATTGTCTTTGACGAGCCTTGAGATGAATTAATTTCTGAGTACTGGTCGTTTTTGTCGTTCATATGTTGTCGCTTAAGTATTGGGTTCGCATTATCGGACTAGTCAGCTTTTATATTTGCTTTGTAAATATtcgctataatatttaattttgtttgaatttaatcGCTTTAATATCTATACAGAGCTGCtattatatgcaataaaatatctattatttgcataagatgtatgattttaaaatggtaggtttaattgtattatatttacaggaggtaagaaattttaaagtagaaaaagttttaattagtttaaattgatatgtatgtataaattattagatttatcaCAGAATAAGAATTTGATTTTGAAGTGTATCCAATTGggtttatcataattattatgttaattaagcCATTAAATTCAGCTGCTTTAAGATGACTCCATTGGTTACGAAGTTTTTAATGCACTTAAGATATTAGAAGACACGAGTTTGTTTAGTGAGGCACGCTAGTTTGAGTGATTGATTGCAACACAGATTAGTAACTTCAGTAGTAACGGAAGTTCTATATTTCTATAGACAAGGGCATAGATCATAAATAACTGTCACGATATATTGCATTCTAGAGACTAACGCATAGACCCTTAGTGAAACGCTATATTTAAGAGTTGTATGGCCAAAACAAATGTATAGATTCAAATATTCTCATATATATGattcttattaaatacaatgatGACTAACGAAGCTAAAGTCTCATTTCAAATACGGGTATGGAAAGTTATTGATAGCCATTTGTTTTGGTACATCCAATTTAAGATACCATAGAGTCTAGAATGCttacagaatatttttattgcaggCCAAGAGGAGAATGTATTATCATACGAAACGGTGCAACAGATGACCATAAACTACACTAGACCTGTTATCATCCTAGGCCCGCTTAAGGATAGGATCAATGACGATCTAATATCAGAATTCCCTGATAAATTCGGTAGCTGTGTTCCccgtaagttttaattatatttagatataaacAGTATATATCGTTgcaaaatacttttttggtattttttttctaattttaacatacaaaGACAGaagtctttattttattaaaaaacttcatTTCATTCAGATACAACGAGGGCGCGACGCGACTACGAAGTGGACGGTCGTGATTATCATTTTGTGGCCAGCCGTGAGCAGATGGAGCGCGATATACAAAATCACTTGTTTATTGAAGCTGGCCAATACAATGAGAATTTGTATGGAACATCTGTTGCATCCGTTAGAGAGGTCGCTGAAaaggtaattattaatactaaaaacgTGCACGAATCTAAACTTTAACACtctgccacgcaccaccactttgtggaaccagttgcccactgaagtatttccgaaccaattcgacttagggtccttcaagaaaagagcgtaccgattcttaaaacgccggcaacacactcgcgagccctctggcatcgagtgtccatgggcggaggtatcacttaacatcaggtgagcctactgctcgtctgcctcctgtaacataaaaaaacttattcatttataaaatgtacgcttatcaaatttatatttaaagaattttaagaaattataaaataatatgtttataatataacggGCACAATACAAAGCatgataaaactttaaaaaaaagatatgtaATAAGTGgaataattatacttaataataaatatttttaacaatatcttTATGCATTTTCAGGGCAAGCACTGCATTTTAGACGTAAGCGGAAATGCCATAAAAAGGTTACAAGTTGCGCAACTGTTTCCCATCGCCATATTCATCAAACCAAAGAGCGTAGAATCTATTATGTAAGTTTctcgaaaaaatatatacatttcttaaaacaatatgaaGTTCTTTCGGCGcgttatgaaaaatttatgacagtgaatttttacgaagCGCGTGCACCgtgacacaaaattaacagaatgaAGTTAGGTCTAAGTGGCATAAAAtagataactatgttcaagttgtatatattttagtaattttatatatagaacacgtgtaacagtacaattaaacagtgtgaataaataaatatatattattttggtgttttaaaatcaatttcatatacgaccgtgatagtatttactacatttttttaaataaaatctgtttgattaattttaatatttatcgttaatcactactgcattttagttgttttttttgatacgccaaagaagtataacttctaatacGTACTTAactacacacactctttttttgatattaaatgtcTTTTTCCAGGGAAATGACAAAACGAATGACCGAAGAGCAAGCGAAAAAGACTTACGAACGGGCACTAAAGATGGAACAAGAATTCGCTGAATATTTCACTGgtatattatttgtctatTCTTATAGAATACTTAGGGGCCAGTGTGCCTAGCGAACCTGCTAGACCTGGGCctaggttttaatttttttttattagtattgatTTTTGAGGAAAGAGGCAAGCTTAATTAATCTACGTGGTTGAGATTGAAAGCTGTTTGCGTGGTTGaatttgtatggaaattattgatttaatattaaaattgtatttccaGCCGTAGTGACAGGCGACACGCCCGAAGAGATATATGCTAAGGTGAAAGCTGTTATAGCAGCGGAGAGTGGACCCTCTGTTTGGGTGCCACGCCGTGATCCGCTTTAGGACTTCACACCCAGATATTAGTGCAACACTTGAACTATTACCACCTGCCGATAGATGGCGTTGTTTTAAAACTACtcaaattgttatattagtGCAAGGACCGGTAGGATTACAATTAACATAAGCTTCGAAGCAGGACTGAAACACTAAGGCATTTTAGAATGCATCTGATAAAgcaataaatctatttattaaaacagtcCCGTTACGCAAATTCAAAATGCGAGTAatcaataaatgtataacGCCATCTGTTGGCAGTTTTGAAAACGTTACCACGGGATTGCACTGAATTCGAGATACTAACGAAAGAAATCGCACTTAATGAAAGTACCTGATAGTGACcgtatttgaaattttcaaccTTAAAGGGCTCAAAACTTGAATCTAAAACTTAAGTGTGATCTCTCatctttagtataaaaatacaaggaTTCAGAATTATTCGGAACTTCGATGATCCTTGTATTTTTAGAAGTAGATTAATTCTTATTCCGATTTAGACTGCTTCAGCCTGCCCTTGTATTCCTACGGACGATCAAATGTGCCTCCAGATATGTTAAGTGCaacatattttgaatatagatAGAATCTCCTATGGCCCCAAAGTAGCGAACGACAGGGTCACCCTCCaaactaattttacatataattttgaagGGAGACCCGATAGCTGCACGGCTAGGGGCATACCGTGAACTTCATAAAAACATGCCAACAACTCCTGACTTGCTATTGCCCTATTGTAGGTTAACAGTGGCTAACTGCACGTCATAAAAACCTCAGTGTTGTAATATACAGAACGAAGTTTTGGTAGTCCAAAGATTCCTTTGGcctgtttttatttagtacgAAATAACCGGACAGTTTTAATACCGCCTTTCATTGACCGGTTCTGACGTCACGGTAGACCCACAGATTGAGGTTCATAGTTCAtagtttgatttgatttgacaatttacattGACACACTCCtattacatttttgacattctAGTTATAGGTTGGTTTtgaaattaagattttatgtATCACTTAATACGAACgtgaattgtttaataaagttttcgcTACGTTTCAACGCTTTCTCTGTAGAATACTTACGCTTTCGTTCATTGTGCGTTTAATAGCCGTATATGATTGctttatactaaaaattatttattaaaatcggaTATTAAGCTTCGTCTCGATTATGTAAAtgaaattgtatattgtagaaaaataaatggtaTTATTCATGTTGATTTGTTATCGGATTGCTAGAGTAATGTGAATTTTCTTCAGCGTTAGAAGTATGAACACGGTTAATAAAACGACAAATCACAGCACAGTGATGTTACATATGACAAACTAATTAGTTATAACTTACTTTAGTCGGAACCCACCTCCTCATGGACCCAGTCCTGCATGGCTAGGCTAAGACATAATCAGAATTATTTGCTCAAGCGGCATCCAATCATAGCCATTTGAATCTCATGACATACACACCGGAGTCGACTAGGTGCAAGTTGTTTGTTGATCATTTTTATAGTAAGGAATTGTGTTAACGGTGTGAAATGTCTCACCCAGAATAGcgtttgacatttatttattgagaattttattttcttacggAGTAACAGTATGCCCATCTGCAAATATGGCACATTGCGATAACATAATGCcttagattttatttcatacatattaatacttttacttttaagagaaaatattttatgacttgatgtgaattataatataatatttcccttgtacttaattttgtttgcTGTGTACGTTGagtgtttaataattgatttgtaTAGTTATACATTGCAATGCAAagtatgaattttttaatccgccattacataaatatatgtaaaccaAAGATATTTGGCAACATCCATTGCTTTTACCAATTActgatgtaataaaaattttagctTTTTATATCCCtgctttacaaatataatgcCATAATAATTTTTGCCTAATAagcatgtttttataatttttcggaaagttttttattattttgtgtcttatttttaatgaatgatATCTTAACATGAATTATTGTGAGTATGTTCTTTTAATTAGGTATTTATTGTCGTACTAAGtagctattttattaaattaataaaatgtgtttatttctgtataataaaatgtaagtataaatattttaacaaatacatagttattacctattttaacattttattgaaatccATATTTGCAGATGTACAATGTTTATCAGTTAGTGATGTTCAATAGAATTAgtttgaataaagttatttacgtTGAAAATTCTATGTTGTCTTATTTGCtatttctttcatttaataatcGTCGCGATTAGATTTGGTGGCGTATCTACATCAATATTGTCtcttatttaaactataagataaaatgacattaaaaatttaaaagttgagTGAATGGGcactaatataaaatcagtCTAATAATAAGTCCCTCTTCACTGCAGTGCACCCAATTTGTTTGAAAGAAACAAAGTATGAGCTATTAGTAACTTATGGCATTACAGAAACTtagtttagtaataaatatttcgtacTTAATGCAAATTGTTATCATGTGccttacaaaaaatttaagaaaatacaaaatgatCATGATGCTGgcagcaattttttttaacactttgctgcatgatttttttgttttcgagccaaaaaaatattacgtaaataaaaagaCACGTATTCTAACAAACGTTCTTATATCGGGAGGTGCAGAGTATAGAGAGAGACGCAAAACGCCGGTTGAGTGCGTTATTTGAATTATCAACCAATTTCTTATTTCGATCCGATTCGCCTCGGTCTACACTAATACCTATTACTTTCGAAATCTAGACGGAGAAAGAAAAGATGGTGGATGGTGGCTATTACCCGATAACCGAATCAGAACAAGGTACGCACTGTACTGATACCAGGGTCGCTTTCAGAATTGCATTAAAAGCTAGTGCTTTAGAACAAATCCGTATAAATGCAGTAGGTAGGTAAAAaagcaattttgttttttttacctacCTACTGCATTCGTACTACCGACTTCAAAAAAATGaggttcttaattttatatatataaccataatatattatatggttTTGTTACCTCATAACTTTCGATTGGGTGtaccaattttgatgatttAAATTTGGTCTCGTTCTGACAACTTGAAAGTgatttaggtttttattaaaaaatagaattatgttatacctactttaatttataattggtcGGATTCATGctaaaaacatgtaaaaatttaaattaacagaaaGAAAAGTTGGAACGTAAAAAATACTCCTTTTATTCAGTTTTACCTACCCTGCCCTCTTCATTTCACGAACTTTTccaatacaatttttactaAATCTGATGATGGATCATGGAGAACGAGAAACACGACAAATGATAATcataccaattttttttagttcatcCATCAgtgataaagattttaaaggATTTTGTGTTCACAAGTGTTGGCGTTTCAATTCCACTAGTTTTACAACACAGAATTTTGGAAAGATGGTGaaccaaaattaaatatcaagcaataatacatatatcacTTCATcaatatcatatatttcatgaaattttggcTGTAGGAATTTGCACTAGGCAGTTGGTCAGACCAGTTTGCACTAGCAGAGTCCAACTATCGGTTAACCAAGCTTCTATTTTGACGTAGTGGAAAGCAATATGTGAACTGCTTTAGTTTAAATACTTCATACAAAGCCCCTTACATGACTATGCAtatgcatattaaatattattttgtctctAGTACTAGATCACAAATACCATctaaatttcagtttatacaaagtaataaaacaagtgTGCATAAACACATCCATGTTAATTGTACATAGTTAGatcaaatttataagtaacaatATTAAGCCATGGGTATACAGGCAAGTACCTTCACTTTTTTCTAGCTAAAGAAGTTATGGTgttgtttacataataattttgcatacttttaatgataaataaatataataaaacacttgAATTCggcttaaaatttattatcctTACGCTTCATCTACAACAACAGTTGTTTTATCAGACACATATAGACCGTCCAAGAACTTTCTGATGTCCTTGTTTTTAACTGTGGTAGACTGTTGGATAAGGGCTGCAGAACTGGAAACATCCTCCAGGGAGTTGCCTTCAATGATCAACTCATCCTTTTGTTTAGTGGAGTTGACTACTGTTACACCAGGAGCCATCTTTACTCTTCTGATGTATTTTTCACCCAAGAAGTTACGAATTTCGATAACTGTGTTAGCTTCAATGGTGACACAGTTGATGGGGAAGTGAGCGTATACAGCCCTCATTTTGTATTGGAATCCTTTAGTTACACCTGTAAAAAAGCCAAATTGTTACTAtgaagttataaaattataataaatctaataaattaattctacatACTACAAATATTCTTAtgtagaatataaattaatcagaaACAATCtatgaataacatttaaaaatgtaggaTGTTTAAACTAATCTCTACcagtcatttaaatttaatcatgaTAAGGGGACCTTCTTAATGAGGGAAGCCGGTTGGTAACTGTGCCAGTCTGAGACGGTTGCACATTCAGATATGCATATGGTTATTCTTTACGGTATACAGATGAGTTGAACAATGATGAACATAATCATCATATAAAAGGCAAATAATCATGATAAAGTAATCTTCATCTACTACAAATGTTAAAGTGAACATTACAGGACTGTTTTTGCttgcttatttatttgtaacagtATACCTAAAACATTTAGTTGTGTAAAGAATTCACTAATAAGGTACATTTCGAGTATAACCTATATATATCAGTTTAGAGTAATGAAATGAAAGGAAATGCGTAATCAAAACgaatcatttaataactacatattaaaaaaagaccacatttaaaatgtttacgtGTAATATTGAAACGAAATTATGACTTAAGTGACGCcttgtttataatttgaacctcaaaataaacattaatctTACCTTTGATCATGTTTTCAACGTGAGAGCATACAGTTCGTACTGCTGCAAGTTCTTTTTTGGAACCGAACCATTTTTCCACTTTTAGTAACCTGGGGTTTACCATCCGAATGTCCACAGCCAAATGTTTGAAGTTCCTCTTTAGAACACCTCGCGGGCCTTTAACTGTCACAAGGCGGGATTTCACATGGACTGTTAGCCCCTCGGGGATTTTCACTTTTTGATTAGCAACGATTTGCTTCATCTTGAGgcctaaaaaataatacggtTGTATCAAACTTGTATCATATCAAAGTAACACTTTAACCTATGTGTgtattttggttatttttcacacttaacacaaaaatataaaatatatgaatgaaAACGAACGTCAAAAACAATTGCAAATAACTGCGTTACaccaaattcataaaattgaaGATAtcactttgattttattagatttattttaaaaattatttcattcctTACTTTCAATGCCACAGAGAGCCGGAAAAAGGCTAAATTTTATGTTGCCAACTTAGTTGACGTAAATCATTATTATGACAGCTGTCATACTTCAATTTGACAAGTTAAAGTctgaagtattaaatttaacttatatatatatggataCAAAATGTATCATTTTGATGTGGTTTTCAATCAAATAG
This genomic window contains:
- the LOC110994386 gene encoding 60S ribosomal protein L9 is translated as MKQIVANQKVKIPEGLTVHVKSRLVTVKGPRGVLKRNFKHLAVDIRMVNPRLLKVEKWFGSKKELAAVRTVCSHVENMIKGVTKGFQYKMRAVYAHFPINCVTIEANTVIEIRNFLGEKYIRRVKMAPGVTVVNSTKQKDELIIEGNSLEDVSSSAALIQQSTTVKNKDIRKFLDGLYVSDKTTVVVDEA